The Belonocnema kinseyi isolate 2016_QV_RU_SX_M_011 chromosome 10, B_treatae_v1, whole genome shotgun sequence genome has a window encoding:
- the LOC117181476 gene encoding stress response protein NST1-like gives MGKHNKNKAKSYNQNDVRLALSHIKKKKMSVQGASFFFEVPEETLKKLLKVNKLEDEKPKQRPKKKSILTPELEHELVDYAVNMGTKICAAKTKEQQKNLEEDLATKSINLDCFKAPPQVKWLKVFVKRDGDKFPFYMFKVTPSDCTHFISQKNTKAKKTDRSVDGISLRDNFPPNTGCVSPPRESEYILPHDSEEVDHELESRDAEVLESAPRRQKSDRVQIKREVVEPIEEEEFSERYEEVEEEEEPMERRLIENATLVLKEELNIEEWIEFEKTKAKVNNTICDDSESLDKMRRMEDLRRVSAEYIAPEELVLDKDPGDLELHEFIKMDEECTELITRQQLRKKKEKYPCMRKKKKRKRVNAKPEHPETLTEVVAKLQNVGKIKVES, from the exons ATGggtaaacataataaaaataaagctaAAAGCTACAACCAGAATGACGTCAGATTGGCCCtttcacatattaaaaaaaagaaaatgtcggTGCAGGGGGCTTCCTTCTTTTTCGAAGTTCCTGAGGAGACCCTCAAAAA ATTGCTTAAAGTCAACAAGCTCGAGGATGAAAAACCTAAACAAAGgcctaaaaaaaaatccattttgactCCAGAATTGGAACACGAGCTAGTCGATTATGCAGTAAATATGGGCACAAAAATTTGTGCTGCAAAGACCAAagagcaacaaaaaaatttggaagaagatCTGGCAACTAAAAGTATAAACTTGGATTGTTTCAAGGCTCCACCTCAGGTGAAGTGGCTGAAGGTTTTCGTCAAGAGGGATGGagataaatttccattttatatGTTCAAGGTCACTCCCTCTGACTGCACTCATTTTATTAGCCAAAAAAACACAAAAGCTAAAAAAACTGATCGTTCCGTCGATGGAATATCATTGAGAGACAATTTCCCGCCGAACACGGGATGTGTTTCACCTCCGCGTGAATCTGAATATATATTACCTCATG ATTCTGAAGAAGTGGATCATGAATTAGAATCAAGAGATGCTGAAGTCTTGGAAAGTGCACCAAGGAGACAAAAAAGTGACAGAGTACAAATTAAGAGAGAAGTAGTGGAACCGATTGAAGAAGAGGAATTCAGTGAAAGGTATGAAGAGgttgaagaagaagaagaaccaaTGGAGAGAAGATTAATAGAAAATGCGACACTGGTCTTGAAAGAGGAACTTAATATCGAAGAATGGATAGAATTCGAAAAGACTAAAGCGAAAGTTAACAACACGATATGCGATGATTCGGAATCTCTTGATAAAATGAGAAGGATGGAGGATTTAAGAAGAGTATCTGCAGAATATATCGCACCAGAAGAATTAGTATTGGATAAAGATCCTGGGGATCTCGAATTACATGAATTCATAAAAATGGATGAGGAATGTACTGAACTGATAACGCGGCAGcaattaaggaaaaaaaaagaaaaataccccTGCATGcgtaaaaagaaaaagagaaaacgaGTCAATGCCAAACCAGAGCATCCAGAAACATT GACGGAAGTGGTTGCCAAATTACAGAATGTGGGGAAGATAAAAGTGGAAAGCTGA